From the genome of Kaistella daneshvariae, one region includes:
- the porW gene encoding type IX secretion system periplasmic lipoprotein PorW/SprE: protein MMKKFILFLLTILLVNSCTSQKKTNDSTFLKGFFTYYNTLFNSKDALETELRNRDKNHRDNFYAPYIQILTYENQAEGSELNSAFTDDDLMPGYTGSNMRGTPGTPGNFQGDENSRGSGGATILEIAEAKALKAIAKYSVLKNGEEKNKKIFDAHILLAQTRIYREKPLEALDALNYIFTNMREDKRLPLARIYQGLAYSKIGDYARSEDIFADLKRSDINKDYQRLASIYYSEMLLNAVKKQDAVNELENAFVINKNRKLRSRISFLRGQILADLGRDEEARESFVTAYKNANDFEFEVKSQIEIAKTFNGTDDDFAGAKEYLENISKKGTYASRKNEFYYALGLMANKAGRKEEAKQFFSQALTEKISDPQVRGLTYYEIGKDFFENSDYLAAGAFYDSALAVMTYEPAKVLLQEQSSNIKNVSANYYLVKKNDSILALTKMPQADRIAYFTTYIDALKTKEQQQEIAQRKEDRSKGFDTGDYNAISAFASTAKGFQNFDNSKGSFYFANTGTVAKGESTFKQIWGNRSLNDNWRTSVRSNSIEDLRNEALGLSTAPNPRRFEPDFYIDQLPTSLAEINALKKARDTATLGLGRMYESYFGDTELATKTLYNLVDQQPEEETKLLALYQIFSMNYEKTPVAAERAKQLILTEFPYTSYAEFVRNPKNKVFLQSSDEVEKMYADAFSLYKEEKFEESKTLIQNALAKYPKDALVPKFALLNAFNTGKTAGKEIMILQLEQIALNYANTTEGEKAAEMLKYLHSDLQFETTDNAGNVVPAIPEDSGQNRQKIPDSLKVESDDLPQQAPRRPSGMGTPQDVPPNKGAEKTKTK, encoded by the coding sequence ATGATGAAAAAATTTATACTTTTCCTTTTAACAATCCTCCTTGTAAACTCCTGCACATCGCAGAAGAAAACCAACGATTCTACCTTTCTGAAAGGATTTTTCACCTATTACAACACCTTATTTAACAGCAAAGATGCACTGGAAACTGAGCTGCGCAACCGCGATAAAAATCACCGCGATAATTTTTATGCGCCATATATCCAGATTCTTACCTACGAAAATCAAGCTGAAGGAAGCGAGCTCAATAGCGCTTTCACGGACGATGATTTAATGCCGGGTTATACCGGTTCAAATATGCGTGGCACGCCGGGTACGCCTGGAAATTTTCAAGGTGATGAGAATAGTCGTGGAAGCGGCGGCGCTACCATTCTGGAAATTGCTGAAGCTAAAGCGCTGAAAGCAATCGCAAAATATTCAGTGTTGAAAAACGGTGAGGAAAAAAATAAAAAGATCTTTGATGCTCATATTTTGCTGGCCCAGACAAGAATTTACCGTGAAAAACCTCTGGAGGCTTTAGATGCACTGAACTATATTTTTACCAACATGCGTGAGGACAAAAGACTTCCTCTAGCTCGTATTTACCAAGGGCTCGCCTATTCCAAAATAGGAGATTACGCCCGTTCTGAAGATATTTTTGCCGATTTAAAGCGCAGCGACATCAACAAAGATTATCAAAGGCTCGCCAGTATTTATTATTCAGAGATGTTGCTGAATGCAGTTAAAAAACAAGATGCCGTTAACGAGCTCGAAAATGCTTTTGTCATCAACAAAAACAGAAAATTACGAAGCCGCATTTCCTTTCTGCGCGGGCAAATTCTGGCAGATTTAGGTCGGGACGAAGAGGCGCGCGAAAGCTTTGTAACTGCTTACAAAAATGCCAATGATTTTGAATTTGAAGTGAAATCACAAATCGAAATCGCGAAAACATTTAACGGAACCGATGATGATTTTGCAGGTGCGAAAGAATATCTGGAAAACATCAGTAAAAAAGGTACCTACGCGTCGAGAAAGAATGAATTTTACTACGCGCTTGGACTGATGGCGAATAAAGCCGGAAGAAAAGAAGAAGCAAAACAGTTTTTTAGCCAGGCTTTAACCGAAAAAATTTCAGATCCACAAGTCCGCGGGCTCACGTATTACGAAATCGGGAAAGATTTTTTCGAAAATAGCGATTATCTCGCCGCGGGCGCTTTTTACGATTCGGCCTTAGCCGTGATGACTTACGAACCGGCAAAAGTGCTTTTGCAGGAACAGTCGTCCAACATTAAAAATGTTTCAGCGAACTATTATCTGGTGAAGAAAAACGACAGTATTTTAGCCTTAACCAAAATGCCGCAAGCAGACAGAATTGCCTATTTTACCACTTATATCGATGCGCTGAAAACAAAAGAACAGCAGCAGGAAATCGCACAGCGAAAAGAGGACAGAAGCAAAGGTTTTGACACCGGCGATTATAACGCAATCTCCGCTTTTGCAAGTACTGCGAAAGGTTTTCAAAATTTCGATAATTCCAAAGGCAGCTTTTATTTTGCAAATACCGGAACGGTGGCAAAAGGTGAATCCACTTTTAAACAAATTTGGGGAAACCGTTCTCTGAACGATAATTGGCGCACTTCCGTACGAAGCAATTCTATTGAAGACCTCCGCAATGAAGCGCTGGGACTTTCTACCGCGCCCAATCCGCGTCGTTTTGAACCAGATTTTTACATCGATCAGCTTCCAACCAGTCTTGCGGAAATAAACGCACTAAAGAAAGCGCGCGACACGGCTACACTTGGTTTGGGAAGAATGTACGAAAGCTATTTTGGAGATACCGAACTCGCTACCAAAACGCTGTATAACTTAGTTGATCAGCAGCCGGAAGAAGAAACGAAACTTCTAGCGCTTTATCAAATATTTTCGATGAATTATGAGAAAACCCCGGTTGCAGCGGAACGCGCAAAACAGCTTATTCTTACTGAATTTCCGTATACTTCTTATGCAGAATTTGTGCGAAATCCGAAAAATAAAGTGTTCTTGCAGTCTTCTGATGAGGTAGAAAAAATGTACGCTGATGCTTTTTCGCTGTATAAAGAGGAAAAATTTGAAGAAAGCAAAACGTTGATTCAAAATGCTTTAGCAAAATATCCAAAAGATGCTTTAGTTCCGAAATTTGCGTTGCTAAATGCCTTTAATACCGGAAAAACAGCGGGGAAAGAAATTATGATTTTGCAGCTGGAACAGATTGCGCTGAATTATGCCAACACCACCGAAGGAGAAAAAGCCGCCGAAATGCTGAAATATCTGCACAGCGACCTGCAATTTGAAACTACCGATAATGCCGGTAATGTAGTGCCTGCAATACCGGAAGATTCCGGGCAAAACCGGCAAAAAATTCCGGATTCTCTGAAAGTGGAATCGGATGATCTGCCTCAGCAAGCGCCCCGACGGCCAAGCGGAATGGGAACTCCGCAAGATGTACCGCCAAATAAGGGCGCAGAAAAAACCAAAACTAAATAA
- a CDS encoding RNA polymerase sigma factor produces MKIKEAEIIELMSSDKTRDKGVRMMMDAYQSRLYWHIRRFIVDHDISQDVLQDTFIKAYQNFHQFKQESQLYTWLYRIATNESLQQLNKMKRMQKNDEESTNYLQNLVADNVQPDADEVQVLLQKAIQSLPDKQKLVFNMRYYEDLPYEDMSQILDMSVGTLKTNYHYAKQKVEEYIKQNFTE; encoded by the coding sequence ATGAAGATTAAGGAAGCCGAAATTATCGAGTTGATGTCTAGCGATAAAACCCGTGACAAAGGTGTCCGCATGATGATGGATGCATATCAGAGCAGGTTATACTGGCATATCCGGCGTTTTATCGTTGATCACGATATTTCCCAGGATGTTTTGCAGGATACTTTTATTAAAGCTTATCAGAATTTTCATCAGTTTAAACAGGAGAGTCAGCTTTACACGTGGCTTTACCGAATTGCCACAAACGAATCGCTGCAACAGTTAAACAAGATGAAAAGAATGCAGAAAAATGATGAGGAATCCACCAATTATCTTCAGAATTTAGTTGCAGACAACGTGCAACCGGACGCTGATGAAGTTCAGGTTTTACTGCAAAAAGCCATTCAATCCCTGCCCGACAAGCAAAAGCTGGTTTTTAATATGAGATATTACGAAGATTTGCCCTACGAAGATATGTCGCAGATTTTAGACATGTCGGTAGGGACTTTAAAGACGAATTATCACTATGCCAAGCAAAAAGTTGAAGAGTATATAAAACAAAATTTTACGGAATAA
- a CDS encoding S66 peptidase family protein — translation MKKAIFPKNIEKGAKIALISPAGMVTEDQLQKGMDLIRTKGFEPVVGKYIFTKYNHGYNYAGTEKERVSDLNWALNDDEISAIWASRGGYGSQHLLQHLKLSKFKKNPKWYIGYSDNTAIQSYLLKNDFASIHGQTIKTSSFGVSEDSYDLIFDIMQGEKPFYNVEKHLLNKNGRAEGQLVGGNLALIYALLGTPYSFKFKNKILFIEDIGEKFYALDRMLMSLELAGVFRKIKGLIVGGMINMGEEKENKNYEESFDEFASQIISERLKKYDFPVIFGFPNGHIFNNKPLIIGAPVKLEVSDNVMVQF, via the coding sequence ATGAAAAAAGCTATTTTCCCAAAAAACATCGAAAAAGGGGCTAAAATTGCCTTAATCTCTCCGGCTGGAATGGTCACCGAAGATCAGCTCCAAAAAGGCATGGATTTAATCCGCACCAAAGGTTTTGAGCCGGTGGTTGGAAAATATATTTTTACAAAATACAACCACGGTTACAACTATGCAGGCACTGAAAAAGAACGGGTTTCTGATTTAAACTGGGCGCTGAATGACGATGAAATTTCGGCGATTTGGGCTTCGCGCGGCGGTTACGGAAGCCAGCATTTGCTGCAGCATTTAAAGCTTTCGAAATTTAAAAAAAATCCGAAATGGTATATCGGCTATTCGGACAATACTGCGATCCAGAGCTATCTATTAAAAAATGATTTTGCTTCAATCCACGGGCAAACCATTAAAACATCAAGTTTTGGAGTGTCGGAAGACAGCTATGATTTAATTTTTGACATCATGCAAGGTGAAAAGCCTTTTTACAATGTTGAAAAGCATTTGTTGAACAAAAACGGACGCGCGGAAGGCCAGCTCGTTGGTGGAAATCTGGCGCTGATCTATGCTTTGCTGGGCACACCCTACTCTTTTAAATTCAAAAATAAAATCCTGTTTATCGAAGATATTGGCGAGAAATTTTACGCACTGGACCGGATGCTGATGAGCCTGGAACTCGCAGGCGTTTTTCGCAAAATCAAAGGATTAATAGTTGGCGGAATGATCAATATGGGCGAAGAAAAAGAGAACAAAAACTATGAAGAAAGCTTTGATGAATTTGCCTCTCAGATCATTTCTGAGCGGCTGAAAAAATATGATTTTCCGGTTATTTTCGGTTTTCCAAACGGACATATTTTCAACAATAAGCCGCTGATAATTGGCGCTCCGGTAAAATTGGAAGTTTCAGATAATGTAATGGTTCAATTTTAA
- the tsaB gene encoding tRNA (adenosine(37)-N6)-threonylcarbamoyltransferase complex dimerization subunit type 1 TsaB, with amino-acid sequence MKILHLETSSRNCSVAISDGDELLCLCEEVSDNYKQSESLHQFVQWTLEGAKITLKDLDAVSLGKGPGSYTGLRIGSSSAKGFCYGLGIPLIAVNSLETMVEPFLDQGYDFIIPLIDARRMEVYSAVFEGFSGNLLVDTEAKILDENSFAEFQGKKVLFVGDGAAKASEILQKIEADFNAKIFPSAKYLVKEAARKFENKEFEDVAYFEPFYLKEFQGVKMKKSEK; translated from the coding sequence ATGAAAATTCTTCATCTCGAAACCTCTTCCCGAAACTGTTCCGTTGCGATTTCCGACGGCGATGAACTGCTGTGTCTGTGCGAGGAAGTTTCCGACAATTATAAGCAATCGGAAAGTTTGCACCAGTTTGTGCAGTGGACCTTGGAAGGTGCCAAAATTACTTTGAAAGACCTGGATGCAGTTTCCTTAGGAAAAGGACCAGGTTCTTACACCGGTTTGCGCATTGGCTCCTCCTCTGCTAAAGGTTTTTGCTACGGCTTAGGAATTCCGCTTATCGCGGTAAATTCTCTGGAAACAATGGTTGAACCTTTTTTAGATCAAGGTTACGATTTCATAATTCCCTTAATCGATGCGCGCAGGATGGAAGTTTATTCCGCGGTATTTGAGGGTTTTTCCGGAAATTTGCTTGTGGATACCGAAGCTAAAATTTTAGACGAGAATTCTTTCGCTGAATTTCAAGGTAAAAAAGTGCTTTTCGTAGGCGATGGCGCTGCAAAAGCTTCTGAAATTTTACAAAAGATCGAAGCTGATTTTAACGCTAAGATTTTTCCCAGCGCAAAATATTTGGTCAAAGAAGCAGCAAGAAAATTCGAAAATAAGGAGTTCGAAGATGTCGCCTACTTCGAACCTTTTTATCTGAAGGAATTCCAGGGAGTGAAAATGAAAAAAAGCGAAAAATAA
- the rnr gene encoding ribonuclease R, producing MPRKKKYISAKNDHKLQEIGRLILKFMNNNSAKIYNYKQISDGIDYKNPRQRELVIQALHQLLSVQRIKEVEKGKYIINLKIEDTLTGIIDFNQTGNAYVKVDGLEDDIFVHSKNVKDALQGDTVLIVTYHFKGRKIEGSVLEVIERSRTEFVGTFQFIKHKDFGFVVGDKKRINTDIFVPKGKIGGAQDGDKVVVKMIDWKQGEKNPEGEIIKVLGAPGEHETEIHSILAEYGLPYSFPEDVEEEANKLDRSIRPEEVAKRRDMRDICTFTIDPKDAKDFDDALSIQKLENGNWEIGVHIADVSHYVVPGTLIDDEAYDRATSVYLVDRVVPMLPEVLSNDVCSLRPNEDKYTFSAVFEITDEAEVKKEWFGRTVIHSDRRFAYEEAQERIEKKDGDLAEEILVLDRLAKILRKERIDNGAITFDRSEVRFNLDENNEPIGVYFKVSKDSNHLIEEFMLLANRKVSEFVSLNRRGAPTGNTFIYRVHDDPDPAKLEALRDFVGTFGYKMNLANTKKVAESLNNLLKEVQGKGEENMIETLAMRSMSKAVYSTDPIGHYGLGFEYYSHFTSPIRRYPDLIAHRLLQHYLDGGKSPNKEEYEIKAKHCSSMERLAADAERDSIKFMQVKFMEKHIGEEFTGVISGVADFGFWVQIPENGAEGLIKLRDLMDDSYTYDAKNHLVQGSRTGNKYQLGDTVTIKVMKANLIQKQLDFKIVEPHNS from the coding sequence ATGCCAAGAAAAAAGAAATATATTTCCGCGAAAAACGACCATAAATTACAGGAAATCGGTCGCCTGATTTTAAAATTTATGAATAACAATTCCGCCAAAATCTACAATTATAAGCAGATTTCGGATGGTATTGATTACAAAAATCCTCGCCAGCGTGAACTGGTTATACAGGCGCTGCATCAGCTGCTAAGTGTGCAACGCATCAAGGAGGTGGAAAAAGGAAAGTATATCATCAACTTAAAAATCGAGGATACTTTGACGGGTATCATTGATTTTAACCAAACCGGAAACGCCTATGTAAAAGTGGACGGTTTAGAGGACGATATTTTCGTGCACTCTAAAAACGTAAAAGACGCTTTACAGGGAGATACCGTACTTATTGTAACATACCATTTTAAAGGCCGCAAGATTGAAGGTTCTGTGCTTGAAGTCATCGAAAGAAGCCGAACTGAGTTTGTGGGGACTTTTCAGTTCATAAAACATAAGGATTTTGGTTTTGTAGTTGGCGATAAAAAGCGCATAAATACGGACATTTTCGTGCCGAAAGGAAAAATTGGCGGTGCCCAGGACGGTGATAAAGTGGTGGTAAAAATGATCGACTGGAAACAGGGTGAAAAAAATCCGGAAGGTGAAATCATTAAAGTGCTGGGCGCGCCTGGCGAACATGAAACCGAAATTCATTCTATTTTAGCAGAATACGGTCTGCCCTACTCTTTTCCCGAAGATGTTGAAGAAGAAGCCAATAAGCTCGACCGCAGCATCCGACCAGAGGAAGTTGCCAAGCGTCGGGATATGCGCGACATTTGCACTTTCACCATCGATCCAAAAGATGCAAAAGATTTTGATGACGCTTTATCCATACAAAAATTGGAAAACGGCAACTGGGAAATCGGTGTTCACATCGCCGATGTTTCGCATTACGTTGTGCCGGGAACCTTAATTGATGATGAAGCTTATGACCGTGCAACTTCGGTGTATCTCGTAGACCGCGTGGTTCCGATGTTACCGGAGGTCTTAAGTAATGATGTCTGCTCTTTGAGACCAAATGAAGATAAATACACTTTTTCCGCAGTGTTCGAAATCACCGATGAAGCTGAAGTGAAAAAAGAATGGTTTGGACGTACCGTAATACATTCCGATCGCAGATTTGCTTACGAAGAAGCACAGGAACGAATTGAGAAGAAAGACGGCGATTTAGCCGAAGAAATTTTAGTTTTAGACCGCTTGGCAAAAATTCTCCGTAAGGAACGGATTGACAACGGAGCAATCACCTTTGACAGAAGCGAAGTTCGCTTTAATTTGGACGAAAATAATGAGCCGATTGGCGTGTATTTTAAAGTAAGCAAAGATTCGAACCATCTTATCGAAGAATTTATGCTGCTTGCGAACCGAAAAGTTTCAGAATTTGTTTCCCTCAACCGACGCGGGGCGCCAACGGGAAATACCTTTATTTATAGAGTACACGATGATCCGGATCCGGCAAAACTGGAAGCACTTCGCGATTTCGTTGGAACTTTCGGTTATAAAATGAATTTGGCAAATACAAAAAAAGTCGCCGAATCGCTCAATAATTTGTTGAAAGAAGTACAAGGAAAAGGTGAGGAAAATATGATTGAAACGCTGGCAATGCGTTCAATGAGCAAAGCAGTATACTCCACCGATCCTATTGGTCACTACGGTTTAGGTTTTGAATATTATTCGCATTTCACCTCCCCAATCCGCCGTTACCCCGATTTAATAGCGCACCGCCTGCTCCAGCATTATCTTGATGGTGGAAAATCTCCAAATAAAGAAGAATACGAAATCAAAGCTAAGCACTGCAGTTCGATGGAAAGACTGGCCGCTGATGCGGAAAGAGATTCGATTAAATTTATGCAGGTGAAGTTTATGGAGAAACATATCGGTGAAGAATTTACCGGTGTAATTTCAGGTGTTGCAGATTTCGGTTTCTGGGTTCAAATTCCTGAAAACGGCGCTGAAGGTTTAATAAAATTACGTGATTTAATGGATGATTCTTACACCTACGATGCGAAAAATCATTTGGTACAGGGCAGCAGAACCGGAAATAAGTACCAGCTTGGCGATACCGTTACAATCAAAGTAATGAAAGCAAATCTTATTCAGAAACAACTTGACTTTAAAATTGTAGAACCGCACAATTCTTAA
- a CDS encoding LysE family translocator, with the protein MFELILSAVGLGIMLSLVFIGPIFFLLIETSFSRGPKHAMTLDLGVVAADIICIVASYFASGDLVQIIDKHPGFYRITAFIVFMYALYMIVSKTRMHLAGEEKLINQNYIKTFFNGFFFNILNIGVVLFWLVTVISVRNAYPETKEFLLYMVLVVATYLVIDLFKIYLAKIFHDKLTQVLANKIRKAVGFILIAFSIIIFLQSFKKFNSFDRKLEEAERTEKKILKP; encoded by the coding sequence ATGTTTGAACTCATTCTTTCAGCCGTTGGTTTAGGTATTATGCTCAGTTTGGTTTTCATCGGCCCAATTTTTTTCCTGCTGATTGAAACCAGTTTTTCGCGCGGCCCGAAACACGCAATGACACTCGATTTGGGTGTGGTTGCTGCGGACATCATCTGTATCGTAGCCTCCTATTTTGCCAGTGGCGATCTGGTGCAGATCATCGATAAACATCCCGGTTTTTACCGCATCACGGCGTTTATTGTGTTTATGTACGCGCTGTATATGATTGTTTCAAAAACCAGGATGCATCTCGCCGGCGAAGAAAAACTGATTAACCAAAACTATATCAAAACATTTTTTAACGGCTTTTTCTTTAATATTTTGAATATTGGCGTGGTGCTTTTTTGGTTGGTTACCGTAATTTCTGTACGCAATGCTTATCCTGAAACAAAAGAGTTTCTGTTGTATATGGTCCTGGTAGTGGCAACTTATCTTGTTATAGACCTGTTTAAAATTTATTTGGCGAAAATTTTCCATGATAAACTCACCCAGGTTTTAGCCAACAAAATCCGAAAAGCAGTTGGTTTCATTTTAATAGCCTTCAGCATTATTATTTTTCTTCAAAGCTTTAAAAAATTCAATTCCTTCGACCGTAAATTAGAAGAAGCTGAGCGTACTGAAAAAAAGATTTTAAAGCCATGA
- a CDS encoding SDR family NAD(P)-dependent oxidoreductase gives MKTALITGATSGIGNATATLLAQQGFRLIICGRRTEVLDEVKAELSRFTEVFSLNFDQRFLPEVETAFEMLPEDWKNIDVLVNNAGNAHGLDSLADGDTADWDAMIDGNVKGLLYVSKMIIPSMIKRNSGHIVNISSVAARQTYANGVVYCASKRAVDVISEGMRLELTEHGIKVTNIQPGAVETDFSNIRFKGDEERAKTVYAGYEALKAADIADAISYCINAPKHVSISDLTIYPAAQSEPRTIHRKISS, from the coding sequence ATGAAAACAGCCTTAATCACCGGTGCAACTTCCGGAATTGGAAACGCCACCGCGACACTTTTAGCACAACAGGGCTTTCGCCTGATTATTTGCGGGCGCCGAACTGAAGTTTTAGATGAGGTAAAAGCGGAACTTTCACGATTCACCGAAGTTTTTAGTTTAAACTTCGATCAAAGGTTTTTACCCGAAGTTGAAACAGCTTTCGAAATGCTGCCGGAAGATTGGAAAAATATCGACGTTCTGGTGAACAACGCCGGAAATGCACATGGTTTGGATTCTTTGGCGGACGGGGATACTGCAGATTGGGATGCCATGATTGACGGTAACGTAAAAGGACTTTTGTACGTTTCTAAAATGATAATTCCTAGCATGATCAAACGAAATTCCGGCCATATTGTGAACATTTCCTCCGTAGCCGCGCGGCAAACCTATGCAAATGGGGTAGTTTACTGCGCCTCCAAACGCGCTGTTGATGTAATTTCCGAAGGAATGCGCCTTGAACTGACGGAACACGGAATTAAAGTTACAAACATTCAGCCTGGCGCCGTAGAAACCGATTTTTCGAACATTCGGTTCAAAGGTGATGAAGAGCGTGCTAAAACCGTATACGCCGGCTACGAAGCTTTAAAAGCAGCTGATATTGCTGATGCCATCTCCTATTGCATTAATGCGCCAAAGCACGTCAGCATTTCAGATCTTACCATTTATCCGGCAGCACAAAGCGAGCCCCGAACCATACACAGAAAAATATCCTCTTAA
- the rpiB gene encoding ribose 5-phosphate isomerase B has product MKKIAIACDHAGFKYKEIIKQHLAGTYEVEDFGTFSEESVDYPDFVHPAANSIVDGKNELGILICGSGNGVQITANKHQDIRCALCWMPELADLARKHNNANMISIPARFIASELAIEIVDKFLTSEFEGGRHQNRVAKISVC; this is encoded by the coding sequence ATGAAAAAAATAGCAATTGCCTGCGACCATGCGGGTTTTAAGTATAAAGAGATTATCAAGCAACATTTAGCCGGAACCTACGAGGTTGAAGATTTTGGTACTTTTTCTGAAGAATCTGTAGATTATCCGGATTTTGTACATCCTGCAGCAAACTCCATAGTTGATGGGAAAAATGAACTGGGAATCCTCATCTGCGGCAGCGGAAACGGCGTACAGATTACGGCAAACAAGCACCAGGACATCCGCTGTGCGCTATGCTGGATGCCGGAACTGGCGGATTTAGCGAGAAAACATAATAATGCGAATATGATTTCTATCCCTGCGAGATTTATTGCAAGCGAACTTGCCATTGAAATTGTTGACAAGTTCCTTACATCAGAATTTGAAGGAGGCAGACATCAAAACCGCGTAGCGAAAATTAGCGTTTGCTAA
- a CDS encoding Maf family nucleotide pyrophosphatase, whose translation MKILLGSNSPRRKELLKDLGFDFSVVKIDCEENYPQNLPVSEIAGYLSELKSSAYENLKEDEILLTADTIVVLNETVLGKPENEAQARQMLEKLSGKVHQVFTGITVRTVEKTITQTDVAQVEFEKISSEEIDFYIRNYEPFDKAGSYGIQEWLGMAKISGISGSFFTIMGLPTHLVYNLLKDFE comes from the coding sequence ATGAAAATTTTACTCGGTTCCAACTCGCCGCGGCGTAAAGAATTATTAAAGGATTTAGGTTTTGATTTTTCAGTTGTGAAGATTGATTGTGAAGAAAATTATCCGCAAAATTTGCCTGTTTCCGAAATTGCCGGTTATCTTTCGGAATTGAAATCTTCCGCTTATGAAAATTTAAAAGAAGATGAAATTTTGCTCACAGCAGATACCATTGTGGTTTTAAACGAAACCGTTTTAGGAAAACCGGAAAATGAAGCGCAGGCGAGGCAAATGCTTGAAAAACTGTCGGGAAAAGTTCACCAGGTTTTTACCGGCATTACTGTTCGAACGGTCGAAAAAACCATCACCCAAACTGATGTAGCACAGGTGGAATTTGAAAAGATAAGTTCAGAAGAAATCGATTTTTATATTAGAAATTATGAACCTTTTGATAAAGCCGGCAGCTACGGCATTCAGGAATGGCTGGGCATGGCAAAAATATCCGGCATTTCGGGCAGTTTTTTTACGATTATGGGTTTGCCCACTCACTTGGTTTATAATCTGCTGAAAGATTTTGAATAA
- a CDS encoding YraN family protein has product MAEHNDFGTLAEELAADFLVEKGYKILQKNFRYQRAEIDIIAEFQNQIIVVEVKARGTDIFMAPEEAVTKTKIKLLVLAADQYLKQHNIRQEVRFDIITVLPDNSGKLEIKHLEDAFQSFDAN; this is encoded by the coding sequence ATGGCAGAGCATAATGATTTTGGTACTCTCGCGGAAGAATTAGCAGCAGATTTTTTGGTGGAAAAAGGCTATAAAATTCTCCAAAAAAATTTTCGCTACCAACGTGCAGAAATCGATATTATTGCGGAATTTCAGAACCAGATTATCGTAGTTGAAGTAAAAGCACGAGGTACCGATATTTTTATGGCGCCCGAAGAAGCGGTTACAAAAACCAAAATTAAGTTGCTGGTTTTAGCTGCAGACCAGTATTTGAAGCAACACAACATCAGACAGGAAGTTCGTTTTGATATTATCACCGTGCTTCCCGATAACAGCGGCAAATTAGAAATTAAGCATCTGGAAGACGCTTTTCAAAGTTTTGATGCGAACTAA
- a CDS encoding KdsC family phosphatase has translation MSYKSRLKNIKAFVFDVDGVFTDGGVILMPDKSMCRVMNVLDGYAVVQARKHNYPICVITGGDDPSVRNRIHYLGITDYHAKIADKMEKFEDFKRKYGLKNEEILTMGDDIPDLKMMQISGISACPKNSVPDIKLISDYISPVEGGKGAVRDVIEQVMKVQGTWHFDDTKST, from the coding sequence ATGAGCTATAAATCGCGATTAAAAAATATTAAAGCCTTTGTTTTTGATGTTGACGGCGTTTTCACCGACGGAGGCGTCATTTTAATGCCGGACAAAAGCATGTGCCGCGTAATGAACGTCTTAGATGGTTACGCGGTGGTGCAGGCGCGAAAACACAATTATCCGATTTGCGTGATTACCGGCGGCGACGATCCTTCGGTCCGAAACAGAATTCACTATTTGGGAATCACTGATTATCATGCTAAAATTGCGGATAAAATGGAAAAATTTGAAGATTTTAAGCGAAAATATGGGCTTAAAAACGAGGAAATTCTTACCATGGGCGACGATATTCCTGATTTAAAAATGATGCAGATTTCAGGGATTTCCGCCTGTCCGAAAAATTCCGTGCCTGATATCAAGCTGATTTCGGATTATATTTCACCCGTGGAAGGTGGAAAAGGTGCAGTTCGGGACGTCATTGAGCAGGTGATGAAAGTGCAGGGAACGTGGCATTTCGACGATACAAAAAGCACTTAA